TTCGGCGTGGGTGAAAAACTCTCTGCGGGTTGTCGCATCTGCTGCGTCGAGATAGCCCACGACAGCGTCCGGCATGTGGCGGCGAAGTGGTGAGTTCGCCCACGCCGAGAGTGTCCGTTTGTTTGTGTGCGGAGGCTTGGTTTACAAGTAGTTGGCGAACCGGTCTGGGTAGGCCACGGATAGTTGGTTGATGGCTTGTTTCCACCCTGTGGTTTTCGCCCCTTCAATATAGCCGTTGCAGGCGGTTGCCCGCTTCGCTTTCTTCGCCCGTTGGGCGGCGCGTTTGTCCTCGATGTTGCAGACCATCAACCACAGCGTTTTCAACGCCGCAGCATCCGTGGGGAATTGGCCGCGGTTGCGGGTCGCTTTCCGCAGCTCAGCGTTAAGCGACTCGATGGCATTGGTGGTGTAGAGCACCCTGCGAGCTGCAGGCGGGAACTGCAGAAACGGTATAAATCTCTCCCATGCGTCACGCCATACCTTCACCGACTGGGGGTACTTCTTACCCAGTTCCGAGGCTTCGAAGGCATCGAGGGCGGCGCAAGCGGCGTCCTGATTCGGTGCGGTGTAGACCTTGCGCAGTGCGCTGGATACAGATTTGCGGTCCTGGTAGGACACCCACCTGTTGGCGGCCCGGATCAGGTGCACGATGCAGGTTTGTACCATCGAGTTCGGCCAGGTCGCTTCTACGGCCTCGGGCAGGCCTTTGAGCCCGTCGCAGCAGACGATGAACACGTCATTGACTCCACGGTTCGCCAGGTCCGCGCACACGGATGCCCAGAATGCAGCCCCTTCATTGTCGGCGATCCACAGGCCCAGGATGTGTTTGGTCCCGTCGATGTCGATGCCAACAGCCATGTAGCAGGCTTTATTGACCACACGGTGGCCGTCGCGGATTTTCACCCGCAGCGCGTCGAGGAAAATGACCGGGTAGAACTCGTCGAGCTGACGGTTTTGCCACACCATCACCTCATCGAGGACCGCATCGGTGATGGTACTGATGGTATCCGGGCTGATGTCCACCGCCAGGGTCGATGCCAGGTGGTGCTGGATATCGCGTACCGTCATTCCGCCGGCGTAGAGCGAGACGATCATGTCGTCGAGCTCTGTCAGCCGGCGTGCCCCTTTCGGCACCATGACCGGGTGAAACGTGCCCGCTCTATCCCGAGGCACTGTGATGTCCACCGGGCCGTAGCCGGTGCCCACAGTTTTGGTGTACGACCCGTTGCGGTGATTGCCACCGTTTGAGGGGTTTACCTGGGCTTTGGCCGCGCGATCGGAGTGTCCGTACCCCAAATGGGCGTCCATCTCCGCCTGCAGACCTGCGTTGATCGAGGCTTGCAATAGACCTTTGACCAGGTCGCTGGCATCGTCGACGGAGGTTGATAGCTCGCCGATCAGTGCGGCGATTTCCGGGTTTTCCATCAGCTTCGCGCTGATCTCGTTGACCCTGCTCGGGTCATGGCCTTTCTTCGGTGACACGGTAGTCATTATCAGTGAAACTCCTTCTGGATCAGAGCCTCACACACAAAACACCTGACACCCTCCCCACGCCCCGGGCTTTTTCGCCAGCGAAGGCAAAACACTCAGCGGGTTGATCACCGTTTCCTCTGTGGTGCCGAAGACTCGTGGCAGTGCGACGATGCGTCGGGTGTTGTCGTCTAAGACGGTGATGGTGTCATGCGATAGCTCCACCGTGACTTGCCGTCCCGCCCAGGCAGGGCCCACAAGGTAGCGATTGCCGCCGACTGTGACGACCCCGGTCTTATCGGTGCGGCGCACTTCGAAGCGCACCGGGTTAAACCTCACCGACGGGCACGCTTTGAGCGCTTGCTGATCCTGTTGGAATAGCTCCGCGATCGTGGCCGACTTTTTGTAGTGGGTCTGGTCGGCAAACGCGGCGCACCCGGAGCTGAGATAGTCGTTTAGCTCCGCCAGGCTGGCTACTTCAGGCACAGGCACACACAGGTTGCGCCGGATGAAGCCGACCGCGTTTTCCACGTTGCCTTTCTCATGGCCCGAGTACGGGTTGCAGTAGCGAGCCTTCGTCCGATAGTGCGCCTTAAGAGCGGCGAAGAGTTCGGATTCCACCACGTTGGTGGCCCAAGCGTCGCCCAATGGCGGTGGCGTTGTCGAAGACCATCTCTCTCGGCACCCCGCCGGCGGTGTCGATGACGTCCAACAGGCCGGTGATAACGCACTCAGCGGTCTCTCCGGCGAACGCCCTGCAAAACCGCATATTCGAGTACGGAAACGTCACCACCAAAAGGTGCACCACCTTAGCAGTTCCCGCCATAACGACCTCGGCCTGGCCGAAATCGACCTGGATGACCCCAGGTGACCATTCCAACTCCATGAACCCATCCCCTGGGGATGTGTGGTCCTGTTTCCA
This is a stretch of genomic DNA from Corynebacterium auris. It encodes these proteins:
- a CDS encoding IS256 family transposase, which gives rise to MTTVSPKKGHDPSRVNEISAKLMENPEIAALIGELSTSVDDASDLVKGLLQASINAGLQAEMDAHLGYGHSDRAAKAQVNPSNGGNHRNGSYTKTVGTGYGPVDITVPRDRAGTFHPVMVPKGARRLTELDDMIVSLYAGGMTVRDIQHHLASTLAVDISPDTISTITDAVLDEVMVWQNRQLDEFYPVIFLDALRVKIRDGHRVVNKACYMAVGIDIDGTKHILGLWIADNEGAAFWASVCADLANRGVNDVFIVCCDGLKGLPEAVEATWPNSMVQTCIVHLIRAANRWVSYQDRKSVSSALRKVYTAPNQDAACAALDAFEASELGKKYPQSVKVWRDAWERFIPFLQFPPAARRVLYTTNAIESLNAELRKATRNRGQFPTDAAALKTLWLMVCNIEDKRAAQRAKKAKRATACNGYIEGAKTTGWKQAINQLSVAYPDRFANYL
- a CDS encoding Mu transposase domain-containing protein: MVESELFAALKAHYRTKARYCNPYSGHEKGNVENAVGFIRRNLCVPVPEVASLAELNDYLSSGCAAFADQTHYKKSATIAELFQQDQQALKACPSVRFNPVRFEVRRTDKTGVVTVGGNRYLVGPAWAGRQVTVELSHDTITVLDDNTRRIVALPRVFGTTEETVINPLSVLPSLAKKPGAWGGCQVFCV